Proteins co-encoded in one Gossypium arboreum isolate Shixiya-1 chromosome 11, ASM2569848v2, whole genome shotgun sequence genomic window:
- the LOC108450908 gene encoding disease resistance protein RPV1-like: MLASRSSFSSSSAAAADMIKARTYDVFISFRGEDTRDGFLSHLYKDLCRKNIDTFVDSEKLRRGDEISEALLTAIQGSRVSVIVFSKDYASSKWCLAELVKIMDCNKWIVPVFYGVDPRDVRNQRGSFAEAFAKHEENFKHELEKVKTWRSALTAAGKLSGWDSQVTRPDSTLVDKIVEDIVKKLNCGTSSPNLKGLVGIERRMQEVLSLFQDGFPDFRMLGIWGMGGIGKTTLADAIYHHVSNGFQSCCFLANVREHDEQRKLLKLRQKLLSNILGDEKLDISTLTIGSGFLKDRLSKKKVLIVCDDVSTLSQLEFLIGGVDWFGPGSRVIVTTRDKQVLIQFDIYPDCIYEVEELDGDESVELFCQRAFKSSHPIEYQLELSKMILSVANGNPLAIRLIGSSLRGKSQSYQESEVKKLKQVPKQDIQNVLKWSFDALDCEEKEMFLDIACFFKGKDRDHVTRFMDACYVSAHSGIENLIDKSLIFVSKNHIAMHDLLQQMGWNTVRNESPFKPKKRSRLWIPEDSYNVLSENNGTETLTGIVLDMSTLPKLELDPAALMKMRKLRFLNFYNSCGRILLFKGLLSFPEELRYLYWEGYPLRSLPTKFDLRYLVELDMSRSHLEQLWEGKQDIDAAEAPSLMLMFTNCFKLGEKSMGKDIDVGDSTSVEEVSSIEKVLKQAAFCKSLGWLFTNCFLLDQKAASGPETPKLEMPFEHMVTVLKDYHQGPPESKRRIKILTCVPGSEIPEWFDFKSLGSSINIQLPSEWWSNNFVASVVVSFPDSSFIDIGCECHLKSCNGDNHVLSCSFSSFSLNFENQLSDHLFLLYGGEVWEFAKSKASNKRFYNQASFNFYLRWIGSSEYEASNKRMYNGAWFKFYPLVFNGDWSQSVCCEVKHYGVHISFAEEEAEVQPYKRFKYQS; this comes from the exons ATGCTTGCTTCAagatcttctttttcttcttcttctgctGCTGCTGCTGATATGATCAAAGCAAGGACATACGATGTTTTTATTAGCTTCAGAGGCGAGGATACTCGTGATGGTTTCTTAAGTCATCTGTATAAAGATTTGTGTCGAAAGAATATCGACACTTTTGTCGACAGCGAGAAGCTTCGAAGAGGAGATGAAATTTCAGAGGCACTGTTGACGGCCATTCAAGGATCCAGGGTTTCAGTCATTGTTTTCTCCAAAGACTACGCTTCTTCCAAATGGTGCTTGGCTGAGCTGGTGAAGATCATGGACTGCAACAAATGGATTGTTCCTGTATTTTACGGTGTAGACCCAAGAGATGTACGGAACCAAAGAGGGAGTTTTGCAGAAGCATTTGCAAAGCATGAAGAAAATTTCAAGCATGAGCTTGAAAAGGTGAAAACCTGGAGAAGTGCTTTGACTGCTGCTGGCAAATTATCCGGTTGGGATTCACAAGTCACTCG GCCTGACTCAACTCTGGTAGATAAAATTGTCGAAGATATAGTGAAGAAATTGAATTGTGGAACCTCAAGCCCTAATTTAAAGGGTTTAGTTGGAATTGAAAGGCGGATGCAGGAAGTTTTGTCATTATTTCAAGACGGATTCCCAGATTTTCGAATGCTAGGCATTTGGGGTATGGGAGGTATAGGCAAAACTACACTTGCCGACGCCATTTATCACCATGTTTCAAATGGTTTCCAAAGCTGCTGCTTTCTTGCAAACGTGAGAGAACATGATGAAcaaagaaaattattaaaattgcgTCAGAAACTTCTTTCAAACATATTAGGAGATGAAAAGTTAGATATCTCGACGCTCACAATTGGATCAGGCTTTCTTAAGGACAGGCTTTCCAAGAAGAAGGTTCTGATAGTTTGTGATGATGTGTCAACATTAAGCCAGCTCGAGTTTTTAATCGGAGGAGTCGATTGGTTCGGCCCGGGAAGTCGAGTCATTGTTACAACTAGGGATAAACAAGTGCTTATCCAGTTTGACATTTATCCAGATTGCATTTATGAAGTGGAGGAATTAGATGGAGATGAATCTGTTGAGCTCTTTTGTCAACGTGCCTTCAAAAGCAGTCATCCTATAGAATATCAGTTGGAGCTATCAAAGATGATTTTAAGTGTTGCTAATGGAAACCCTTTAGCTATTAGACTCATCGGATCCTCTCTTCGTGGCAAGTCCCAAAGCTACCAGGAAAGTGAAGTAAAGAAACTAAAGCAAGTTCCTAAGCAGGACATTCAGAATGTGTTAAAATGGAGTTTTGATGCACTAGATTGTGAAGAGAAAGAAATGTTTCTTGACATTGCTTGTTTCTTTAAAGGAAAGGATCGAGACCATGTAACAAGGTTTATGGATGCCTGTTATGTCTCTGCACATTCGGGAATTGAGAACCTCATTGATAAATCTCTTATATTTGTTTCAAAAAATCATATAGCAATGCATGATTTATTGCAACAGATGGGTTGGAATACCGTACGCAATGAATCACCTTTCAAGCCTAAAAAACGCAGTAGGCTGTGGATTCCTGAGGACAGCTATAATGTGCTATCAGAAAACAAT GGAACAGAAACGCTCACAGGCATTGTACTTGATATGTCCACACTTCCAAAGTTGGAATTGGATCCGGCAGCCTTGATGAAGATGCGAAAGCTTAGATTTCTCAATTTCTATAATTCCTGTGGAAGAATCTTACTTTTTAAAGGGCTTTTATCATTTCCTGAGGAGCTAAGGTACCTTTACTGGGAGGGATACCCATTGAGATCTTTGCCCACCAAGTTTGATCTAAGGTACCTAGTTGAACTTGACATGAGTCGGAGCCATCTCGAACAACTCTGGGAGGGAAAACAG GATATAGATGCAGCTGAGGCCCCTTCATTGATGTTGATGTTCACCAACTGCTTCAAACTGGGTGAGAAAAGTATGGGGAAAGATATAGATGTAGGTGACAGCACTTCAGTAGAGGAAGTCTCAAGCATTGAGAAGGTTTTGAAGCAAGCAGCGTTTTGTAAATCCTTGGGTTGGCTATTTACGAACTGCTTCCTACTGGATCAGAAAGCTGCAAGCGGTCCTGAAACACCAAAGTTGGAGATGCCATTTGAGCATATGGTCACTGTACTAAAAGATTATCATCAG GGACCCCCAGAAAGCAAAAGAAGAATTAAGATTCTTACATGCGTCCCTGGAAGTGAAATTCCGGAATGGTTTGATTTCAAAAGCTTAGGATCTTCCATAAACATCCAATTGCCTTCAGAGTGGTGGTCTAATAATTTCGTTGCTTCCGTTGTTGTTTCATTCCCTGACTCTTCTTTTATTGACATTGGATGTGAATGTCATCTAAAATCCTGTAATGGCGACAATCATGTCCTTAGCTGTTCTTTCTCCTCTTTCTCCTTGAATTTTGAAAACCAATTGTCAGATCACTTGTTCCTCTTATATGGTGGTGAAGTTTGGGAGTTTGCTAAAAGTAAGGCATCAAACAAGCGTTTTTACAATCAAGCTTCCTTTAATTTCTACCTTCGTTGGATTGGTTCCTCAGAATACGAG GCATCAAACAAGCGTATGTATAATGGGGCCTGGTTTAAATTCTACCCTCTAGTTTTCAATGGGGATTGGTCTCAGAGCGTTTGTTGTGAGGTAAAGCATTACGGagttcatatatcatttgcagaGGAGGAGGCAGAGGTGCAACCATATAAAAGATTCAAGTATCAAAGCTGA